A genomic region of Lagopus muta isolate bLagMut1 chromosome 19, bLagMut1 primary, whole genome shotgun sequence contains the following coding sequences:
- the PLPP7 gene encoding inactive phospholipid phosphatase 7 produces the protein MPASQTRSRARDRNNVLNRAEFLSLNQPPKGTQESRSSGRKQSGQTAAAGTQNSSPKERRQSQQLPEEDCMQLNPSFKGIAFNSLLAIDICMSKRLGVCANRASSWGGARSMINLLGITGHGIPWIAGTLICLVKSSTLAGQEVLMNLLLALLLDIMIVAGLQKLAKRKGPYDISPGLLDYLTMDTYAFPAGHASRAAMLSKFLLNHLVLAIPLRILLVLWAFCVGFSRVMIGRHHITDVLSGFVFGYLQFRLVELIWMSSNTCQMLISIW, from the exons ATGCCAGCATCCCAGACTCGGTCCAGAGCGCGAGACAGGAACAATGTCCTCAACAGGGCTGAGTTCCTCTCCTTGAACCAGCCCCCGAAAGGGACCCAGGAGAGCAGGAGCTCGGGCAGGAAGCAGAGCGGCCAAACAGCGGCGGCCGGAACCCAGAACAGCAGCCCCAAGGAGCGGAGGCAATCGCAGCAGCTGCCCGAAGAGGACTGCATGCAGCTCAACCCCTCCTTCAAGGGAATCGCCTTCaactccctgctggccatcgATATCTGCATGTCCAAGCGGCTGGGGGTGTGTGCCAACAGAGCCTCGTCCTGGGGGGGTGCCCGCTCCATGATCAACCTGCTGGGGATAACGGGGCACGGCATCCCCTGGATCGCAGGCACGCTCATCTGCCTGGTGAAGAGCAGCACGCTGGCGGGCCAGGAGGTCCTCATGAACCTGCTGCTAG CCCTGCTGTTGGACATCATGATCGTGGCCGGGTTGCAGAAGTTGGCCAAGCGCAAAGGTCCGTACGACATCAGCCCCGGGCTCTTGGACTACCTGACCATGGACACCTATGCGTTCCCAGCCGGGCACGCCAGCCGTGCCGCCATGCTCTCCAAGTTCCTACTCAACCACCTGGTCCTGGCCATCCCACTCCGCATCCTGCTGGTCCTTTGGGCTTTCTGCGTTGGCTTTTCTCGCGTTATGATCGGTCGGCACCACATCACAGACGTGCTCTCCGGCTTCGTGTTCGGCTACCTGCAGTTTAGGCTGGTGGAGTTGATATGGATGTCTTCCAACACGTGTCAGATGTTGATATCCATCTGGTGA